A stretch of Rhinopithecus roxellana isolate Shanxi Qingling chromosome 12, ASM756505v1, whole genome shotgun sequence DNA encodes these proteins:
- the LOC104662102 gene encoding cytochrome P450 4X1 isoform X2: MEKLEEIIEKYPRAFPFWIGPFQAFFYIYDPDYAKTFLSRTDPKSQYLQKFLPPLIGKGLLALDGPKWFQHRRLLTPGFHFNILKAYIEVMAHSVKTMLDKWEKICSTQDTSVEVYEHINLMSLDIIMKCAFSKETNCQTNSTHDPYVKAIFELGKIIFHRLYSFLYHSDIIFKLSPQGYRFQKLSRVLNQYTDAIIQERKKSLQAGVKQDNTQKRKYQDFLDIVLSAKDENGSSFSDTDVHSEVSMFLFGGHDSLAASISWILYCLALNPEHQERCREEVRGILGDGSSITWDQLDGMSYTTMCIKETCRLIPAVPSIFRDLSKPLTFPDGCTLPAGITVVLSIWGLHHNPAVWKNPKVFDPLRFSQENADQRHPYAYLPFSAGSRNCIGQQFAMIQLKVTIALILLHFRVTPDPTRPPTFSNHFILKPKNGMYLHLKKLSEC, translated from the exons ATGGAGAAGCTTGaggaaattattgaaaaataccCTCGTGCCTTCCCTTTCTGGATTGGGCCCTTTCAGGCATTTTTCTATATCTATGACCCAGACTATGCAAAGACATTTCTGAGCAGAACAG ATCCCAAGTCCCAGTACCTGCAGAAATTCTTACCTCCACTTATTG GGAAAGGACTGCTGGCTCTAGATGGACCCAAGTGGTTCCAGCATCGTCGCCTGCTAACTCCTGGATTCCATTTTAACATCCTGAAAGCATACATCGAGGTGATGGCTCATTCTGTGAAAACGATGCTG GATAAGTGGGAGAAGATTTGCAGCACTCAGGACACAAGCGTGGAGGTCTATGAGCACATCAACTTGATGTCTCTGGATATAATCATGAAATGCGCTTTCAGCAAGGAGACCAACTGCCAGACAAACAG CACCCATGATCCTTATGTAAAAGCCATATTTGAACTCGGCAAAATCATATTTCACCGCTTGTACAGTTTCTTGTATCACAGTGACATAATTTTCAAACTCAGCCCTCAGGGCTACCGCTTCCAGAAGTTAAGCCGAGTGTTGAATCAGTACACAG ATGCGATaatccaggaaagaaaaaaatccctccaGGCTGGGGTAAAGCAAGATAACACTCAGAAGAGGAAGTACCAGGATTTTCTGGATATTGTCCTTTCTGCCAAG GATGAAAATGGTAGCAGCTTCTCGGATACTGATGTACACTCTGAAGTGAGCATGTTCTTGTTCGGAGGACATGACTCCTTGGCAGCAAGCATCTCCTGGATCCTTTACTGCCTGGCTCTGAACCCTGAGCATCAAGAGAGATGCCGGGAGGAGGTCAGGGGCATCCTGGGGGATGGGTCTTCTATAACCTG GGACCAGCTGGATGGGATGTCGTACACCACAATGTGCATCAAGGAGACATGCCGATTGATTCCTGCAGTCCCATCCATTTTCAGAGATCTCAGCAAGCCACTTACTTTCCCAGATGGATGCACATTGCCTGCAG GGATCACCGTGGTTCTTAGTATTTGGGGTCTTCACCACAACCCTGCTGTCTGGAAAAACCCAAAG GTCTTTGACCCCTTGAGGTTCTCTCAGGAGAATGCTGATCAGAGACACCCCTATGCCTACTTACCATTCTCAGCTGGATCGAG GAACTGCATCGGGCAGCAGTTTGCCATGATTCAGTTAAAGGTGACCATTGCTTTGATTCTGCTCCACTTTAGAGTGACTCCAGACCCCACCAGGCCTCCTACTTTCTCCAACCATTTTATCCTCAAGCCCAAGAATGGGATGTATTTGCACCTGAAGAAGCTCTCTGAATGTTAG
- the LOC104662102 gene encoding cytochrome P450 4X1 isoform X1, with amino-acid sequence MEVSWLETRWARPFYLAFVFCLALGLLQTIKLYLRRQRLLRDLRAFPTPPTHCFLGHQKFIQDDNMEKLEEIIEKYPRAFPFWIGPFQAFFYIYDPDYAKTFLSRTDPKSQYLQKFLPPLIGKGLLALDGPKWFQHRRLLTPGFHFNILKAYIEVMAHSVKTMLDKWEKICSTQDTSVEVYEHINLMSLDIIMKCAFSKETNCQTNSTHDPYVKAIFELGKIIFHRLYSFLYHSDIIFKLSPQGYRFQKLSRVLNQYTDAIIQERKKSLQAGVKQDNTQKRKYQDFLDIVLSAKDENGSSFSDTDVHSEVSMFLFGGHDSLAASISWILYCLALNPEHQERCREEVRGILGDGSSITWDQLDGMSYTTMCIKETCRLIPAVPSIFRDLSKPLTFPDGCTLPAGITVVLSIWGLHHNPAVWKNPKVFDPLRFSQENADQRHPYAYLPFSAGSRNCIGQQFAMIQLKVTIALILLHFRVTPDPTRPPTFSNHFILKPKNGMYLHLKKLSEC; translated from the exons ATGGAAGTCTCCTGGTTGGAGACGCGCTGGGCGCGGCCCTTTTACCTGGCGTTCGTGTTCTGCCTGGCCCTGGGGCTGCTGCAGACCATTAAGCTCTACCtgcggaggcagaggctgctgcgGGACCTGCGAGCCTTCCCGACGCCCCCCACCCACTGTTTCCTTGGGCACCAGAAG TTTATTCAGGATGATAACATGGAGAAGCTTGaggaaattattgaaaaataccCTCGTGCCTTCCCTTTCTGGATTGGGCCCTTTCAGGCATTTTTCTATATCTATGACCCAGACTATGCAAAGACATTTCTGAGCAGAACAG ATCCCAAGTCCCAGTACCTGCAGAAATTCTTACCTCCACTTATTG GGAAAGGACTGCTGGCTCTAGATGGACCCAAGTGGTTCCAGCATCGTCGCCTGCTAACTCCTGGATTCCATTTTAACATCCTGAAAGCATACATCGAGGTGATGGCTCATTCTGTGAAAACGATGCTG GATAAGTGGGAGAAGATTTGCAGCACTCAGGACACAAGCGTGGAGGTCTATGAGCACATCAACTTGATGTCTCTGGATATAATCATGAAATGCGCTTTCAGCAAGGAGACCAACTGCCAGACAAACAG CACCCATGATCCTTATGTAAAAGCCATATTTGAACTCGGCAAAATCATATTTCACCGCTTGTACAGTTTCTTGTATCACAGTGACATAATTTTCAAACTCAGCCCTCAGGGCTACCGCTTCCAGAAGTTAAGCCGAGTGTTGAATCAGTACACAG ATGCGATaatccaggaaagaaaaaaatccctccaGGCTGGGGTAAAGCAAGATAACACTCAGAAGAGGAAGTACCAGGATTTTCTGGATATTGTCCTTTCTGCCAAG GATGAAAATGGTAGCAGCTTCTCGGATACTGATGTACACTCTGAAGTGAGCATGTTCTTGTTCGGAGGACATGACTCCTTGGCAGCAAGCATCTCCTGGATCCTTTACTGCCTGGCTCTGAACCCTGAGCATCAAGAGAGATGCCGGGAGGAGGTCAGGGGCATCCTGGGGGATGGGTCTTCTATAACCTG GGACCAGCTGGATGGGATGTCGTACACCACAATGTGCATCAAGGAGACATGCCGATTGATTCCTGCAGTCCCATCCATTTTCAGAGATCTCAGCAAGCCACTTACTTTCCCAGATGGATGCACATTGCCTGCAG GGATCACCGTGGTTCTTAGTATTTGGGGTCTTCACCACAACCCTGCTGTCTGGAAAAACCCAAAG GTCTTTGACCCCTTGAGGTTCTCTCAGGAGAATGCTGATCAGAGACACCCCTATGCCTACTTACCATTCTCAGCTGGATCGAG GAACTGCATCGGGCAGCAGTTTGCCATGATTCAGTTAAAGGTGACCATTGCTTTGATTCTGCTCCACTTTAGAGTGACTCCAGACCCCACCAGGCCTCCTACTTTCTCCAACCATTTTATCCTCAAGCCCAAGAATGGGATGTATTTGCACCTGAAGAAGCTCTCTGAATGTTAG